From the Ctenopharyngodon idella isolate HZGC_01 chromosome 3, HZGC01, whole genome shotgun sequence genome, one window contains:
- the LOC127510037 gene encoding coiled-coil domain-containing protein 134-like, whose translation MLSVYALLLLATPAALGSESDTQRHRHDSNLEIYKRLFETKRKDQLNALKNLVELNDVNQQYKIIDIMLKGLFKVLEDSRAVLIAANMQPDDPFPLDDKIKEAYSHVVENTAFFGDVALRFPRIVHHYYDRNADWSRLLRWGLRFCNQTGVFSGGAHQHVLTLMSQELGITEKSADFVNPYRTERDDVLHTAEAFQKILREEEKRRRKEEKRKEIRKGPRISRSRTEL comes from the exons ATGTTGAGTGTTTATGCTCTGCTGCTGCTGGCGACTCCGGCGGCTCTCGGCTCCGAATCGGACACGCAGAGACACCGACATGACTCCAACCTGGAGATCT ATAAGCGTCTGTTCGAGACCAAGAGGAAAGATCAGCTCAACGCTCTGAAGAACCTGGTGGAGCTCAACGACGTCAACCAGCAGTACAAGATCATCGACATCATGCTGAAGGGCCTCTTCAAG gtGCTGGAGGATTCGAGAGCTGTTCTTATCGCTGCTAACATGCAGCCGGACGATCCATTTCCTCTCGATGACAAAATCAAAGAAG CGTACTCTCACGTGGTGGAGAACACGGCGTTCTTCGGTGACGTGGCTCTGCGTTTCCCCCGTATCGTACATCACTACTACGATCGTAACGCGGACTGGAGTCGCCTGCTGCGCTGGGGTCTGCGCTTCTGCAACCAGACGGGCGTCTTCAGCGGAGGAGCCCATCAGCACGTGCTCACGCTG ATGTCGCAGGAACTGGGCATCACGGAGAAATCTGCAGACTTCGTCAACCCGTATCGCACCGAACGAGACGAC gtTCTGCACACAGCCGAGGCCTTCCAGAAGATTCTCCGTGAGgaagagaagaggaggaggaaggagGAGAAGAGGAAAGAGATCCGGAAAGGCCCGCGGATCTCTCGCTCTCGCACAGAGTTATAG